The following proteins are encoded in a genomic region of Drosophila willistoni isolate 14030-0811.24 chromosome 2L unlocalized genomic scaffold, UCI_dwil_1.1 Seg196, whole genome shotgun sequence:
- the LOC111519855 gene encoding uncharacterized protein LOC111519855 isoform X1: MFSCSECNFKSPRRSNVQRHHQRQHGEKKSEETIYQCNCCSYTTNMPYNFRRHIIQENHGSALKQKKIVRQELGHQAVEDQTIGTVEETVEDQTIGTELTPSDPVTPAKQNSNYGIEDKEALTPKKIYSQCHSEIKWKSFNFQLKAFNTRLAKLTNGQLNDDDDVLLFTCRGPGRIPQG, encoded by the exons atgttttcgtGCAGTGAATGCAATTTCAAAAGTCCACGTCGCTCAAACGTGCAGCGGCACCATCAGAGACAACATGGCGAAAAGAAAAGTGAAGAAACCATCTACCAGTGTAACTGCTGCAGCTACACCACAAATATGCCGTACAACTTTAGGAGGCACATAATTCAGGAGAACCATGGGTCGGCATTGAAGCAGAAGAAAATAGTACGTCAGGAATTAGGACATCAGGCAGTGGAGGATCAGACAATAGGGACAGTGGAGGAGACAGTGGAGGATCAGACAATAGGGACAGAGTTAACTCCCAGTGACCCAGTGACGccagcaaaacaaaattccaattaTGGAATTGAGGATAAGGAGGCCCtgaccccaaaaaaaatttactcacaATGTCATTCGGAAATTAAATGGAAATCCTTTAATTTTCAACTTAAAGCATTCAACACCAGGCTGGCCAAACTGACGAATGGCCAATtaaacgatgatgatgatgtcttATTGTTTAC TTGTAGAGGACCGGGGAGGATTCCACAGGGTTAA
- the LOC111519855 gene encoding uncharacterized protein LOC111519855 isoform X2: protein MFSCSECNFKSPRRSNVQRHHQRQHGEKKSEETIYQCNCCSYTTNMPYNFRRHIIQENHGSALKQKKIVRQELGHQAVEDQTIGTVEETVEDQTIGTELTPSDPVTPAKQNSNYGIEDKEALTPKKIYSQCHSEIKWKSFNFQLKAFNTRLAKLTNGQLNDDDDVLLFTGPGRIPQG from the exons atgttttcgtGCAGTGAATGCAATTTCAAAAGTCCACGTCGCTCAAACGTGCAGCGGCACCATCAGAGACAACATGGCGAAAAGAAAAGTGAAGAAACCATCTACCAGTGTAACTGCTGCAGCTACACCACAAATATGCCGTACAACTTTAGGAGGCACATAATTCAGGAGAACCATGGGTCGGCATTGAAGCAGAAGAAAATAGTACGTCAGGAATTAGGACATCAGGCAGTGGAGGATCAGACAATAGGGACAGTGGAGGAGACAGTGGAGGATCAGACAATAGGGACAGAGTTAACTCCCAGTGACCCAGTGACGccagcaaaacaaaattccaattaTGGAATTGAGGATAAGGAGGCCCtgaccccaaaaaaaatttactcacaATGTCATTCGGAAATTAAATGGAAATCCTTTAATTTTCAACTTAAAGCATTCAACACCAGGCTGGCCAAACTGACGAATGGCCAATtaaacgatgatgatgatgtcttATTGTTTAC AGGACCGGGGAGGATTCCACAGGGTTAA